Proteins co-encoded in one Streptomyces sp. NBC_01283 genomic window:
- a CDS encoding endonuclease/exonuclease/phosphatase family protein: MARLRRWLGRRAWLRWGRETTGRSPWARGRILAALAVLTACLLAFHSAVPNTVGRFGSLLETFLPWLGLAVPLLLVLALLRRSATALVALLLPVAVWGSLFGGRVAAGDGGAHDVTAVQHNVSDVNADPAGTARTLRDSGPDLIALEELTPTALPVYERELAPEYPHRVVRGTVGLWSKHPLTEVGAVDIRPEGVGDGWNRGVRATARTPWGDVAVYVAHLPSVRVRSHGFSSGRRDESAGLLGAVLAAEKLEKVILLGDFNGTVDDRGLDPVTTRVDSVGRDHFAFSWPAAFPVSRIDHVMTRSGTVTHVRTLPATGSDHLPVAARITLDP, encoded by the coding sequence ATGGCACGCCTGCGGCGGTGGCTCGGGCGCCGTGCCTGGCTGCGGTGGGGACGGGAGACGACAGGCCGGTCGCCCTGGGCACGCGGTCGGATCCTCGCGGCGCTCGCCGTCCTGACCGCCTGCCTGCTGGCGTTCCACTCCGCCGTGCCCAACACCGTCGGCCGCTTCGGCAGCCTCCTTGAGACGTTTCTGCCCTGGCTCGGCCTGGCCGTTCCCCTGCTGCTCGTCCTGGCCCTGCTGCGCCGGTCGGCCACCGCACTGGTGGCCCTGCTGCTGCCCGTCGCCGTCTGGGGGAGCCTCTTCGGCGGGCGGGTGGCCGCCGGGGACGGCGGCGCTCACGACGTCACGGCCGTCCAGCACAACGTCAGCGACGTGAACGCCGACCCTGCGGGCACCGCCCGCACCCTGAGGGACTCCGGGCCCGACCTCATCGCCCTGGAGGAGCTGACGCCGACCGCGCTGCCGGTGTACGAGAGGGAACTGGCGCCGGAGTATCCCCACCGGGTCGTGCGAGGCACGGTCGGGCTCTGGTCGAAGCATCCGCTGACGGAGGTCGGGGCGGTGGACATCAGGCCGGAGGGGGTCGGGGACGGCTGGAACCGCGGGGTGCGGGCGACGGCCCGTACGCCATGGGGCGATGTCGCGGTGTACGTGGCCCATCTGCCCTCGGTGCGCGTCCGATCGCACGGCTTCAGTTCCGGACGCCGGGACGAGAGCGCGGGCCTGCTGGGCGCTGTCCTGGCCGCCGAGAAGCTGGAGAAGGTGATTCTCCTCGGCGACTTCAACGGCACGGTGGACGACCGCGGCCTCGACCCGGTGACCACACGGGTGGACTCGGTGGGACGGGACCACTTCGCCTTCAGCTGGCCGGCCGCCTTCCCCGTCTCCAGGATCGACCACGTGATGACCCGCTCGGGGACCGTCACCCACGTCCGCACGCTGCCCGCCACCGGCAGCGACCACCTGCCCGTCGCCGCCCGCATCACGCTCGACCCCTGA